A single genomic interval of Salmo trutta chromosome 13, fSalTru1.1, whole genome shotgun sequence harbors:
- the LOC115206319 gene encoding uncharacterized protein LOC115206319 isoform X2, with translation MRRSGLLILGFVLNVSHCLDMLDMEEDMEIDRNVIGILGEDIFLRCQYLGQNDITDASWKRPDSRMKRSMKKLTGYKNNKAFSKDPDFSAPASPTNLTVKMRVSTLEAQGEYTCVFATDEEEITNSMFLTVLARPDIHTVVTEDTDNATHYQSVTCSATNGKPMALIRWEINSSPPTDNSSVEMRNTSYTNGTATMTSILRFPTHLQDQDRVTCVVQHPTLPDPTTHVTVGVETFMAPNVTIETYLVLEDGEEFWVVTCGAAGGRPRADITLVLPNQETSSMLQKEVVMDAADTLVRSYRFPAELHEGENITCLFDHPKFPHRELRTTTLPAFYLSAVRLLNPGLADSSNKRQAVESVVLVEGQGNITIELEVVGDVPRYSIVCTKEEQSLPEGVEVIGSVLTLQGPVELHHAGLYECEASYYSHRASVLLDIAVNPQVKQSERRQITLHVCAPPNITIQSSSEWEEDVAYTLVQCTVDSVGPAATISWSVGDSDNSTSQLKEGQEQVQGQPEHHANGSVTVCSVLRLPTSIFSGQNVTCVVDQLGLERPERRGILLRGLESPVMRVFVARQSRSLWLAVCEYRGDGIRAHLSWVLPDNTTGHIFFRSGYEGVRVLTNLTYEFPLALHEGQDLICLIQNHHGLKERRTVHVPRYYISSVRVLNQTTPLYKPYGDEFVIHRMSLKENFQNQRILLKVYGSVPTYNLTCHRNDGSLVQMDGGALLFQSKVTEQDAGLYTCHASFYHHKASVLIQVEVTSENQQLMMVFIVCFSSAAAITILLIVTLCVFCKINGGDRPASKSCKKRESLAPLTSLTQDLCSPELRKGKAAVTVPGGGGQEYNQLLSYSIVIDARSTV, from the exons ATGAGACGCTCAGGGCTGTTGATTTTGGGCTTTGTCCTAAATGTGTCTCACTGCTTGGACATGCTGG ATATGGAGGAGGACATGGAGATTGACCGTAACGTCATTGGGATCCTTGGAGAGGACATCTTCCTCCGCTGTCAGTACCTGGGACAGAATGACATCACAGACGCCTCATGGAAACGCCCAGACTCTAGAATGAAGAGATCGATGAAGAAATTAACAGGCTACAAGAACAACAAGGCTTTCAGCAAAGACCCAGACTTCTCCGCCCCAGCCTCTCCCACCAATCTGACTGTCAAGATGAGGGTGTCTACTCTGGAGGCCCAGGGGGAGTACACATGTGTGTTTGCCACTGATGAAGAGGAGATCACTAACAGCATGTTTCTCACTGTCCTGG CTCGACCTGATATCCACACAGTGGTGACAGAGGACACAGACAACGCTACCCACTACCAGTCAGTCACATGCTCAGCTACCAATGGTAAACCTATGGCTCTGATTCGCTGGGAGATCAACAGCAGTCCTCCTACTGACaactcctctgtggagatgaggaACACCAGTTATACCAATGGCACTGCCACTATGACCAGCATCCTCCGCTTCCCTACCCACCTACAGGACCAGGACAGGGTGACCTGTGTGGTCCAGCACCCAACCCTGCCTGACCCCACCACACATGTCACAGTGGGGGTGGAGACCTTCA TGGCTCCCAATGTGACCATTGAGACATACCTGGTTCTAGAGGACGGAGAGGAGTTCTGGGTGGTCACCTGTGGTGCTGCTGGAGGACGACCCCGAGCTGACATCACCCTGGTGCTGCCCAATCAGGAGACCAGTTCCATGCTACAGAAGGAGGTTGTCATGGATGCAGCAGACACATTGGTCAGGTCATACCGCTTCCCAGCTGAGCTTCATGAAGGGGAAAACATCACCTGCCTGTTTGACCACCCCAAATTTCCACACAGAGAGCTACGGACCACCACTTTGCCGGCATTCT ATCTGTCTGCTGTTCGGCTGCTGAACCCAGGGTTGGCAGACAGCAGCAACAAGCGCCAGGCTGTAGAGTCAGTGGTGCTGGTGGAAGGACAGGGCAACATCACCATCGAGCTAGAGGTCGTTGGGGATGTACCACGTTACAGTATCGTATGCACCAA agaagagcagtctctcCCTGAGGGTGTGGAGGTGATTGGCAGTGTTCTAACCCTGCAGGGTCCTGTGGAGCTCCACCATGCAGGGCTGTATGAGTGTGAGGCCTCCTACTACAGCCACAGGGCATCTGTACTGCTGGACATTGCCGTTAACCCACAAGTCAAGCAGTCCG AAAGAAGACAGATAACTCTCCATGTGTGTG CTCCTCCTAACATCACCATCCAGTCCAGCTCTGAGTGGGAGGAAGACGTAGCATACACACTGGTGCAGTGCACTGTGGACAGTGTTGGACCTGCTGCCACTATCTCCTGGAGTGTTGGAGACAGTGACAATAGTACCAGTCAGCTTAAAGAGGGGCAGGAGCAG GTTCAGGGGCAGCCTGAGCACCATGCCAATGGCTCTGTGACGGTCTGTAGTGTGTTGAGGCTCCCCACTTCCATATTctctggtcagaatgtcacctgTGTGGTGGATCAGCTGGGTCTTGAGAGGCCAGAGAGAAGAGGGATACTGCTGCGTGGACTGG aGTCCCCTGTGATGCGTGTTTTTGTTGCGAGGCAGAGCAGATCtctgtggctggctgtgtgtgagtACAGAGGGGACGGGATCAGAGCACACCTCTCCTGGGTTCTACCTGACAACACCACAGGCCACATCTTCTTCCGCTCTGGGTATGAAGGTGTGAGAGTGCTAACCAACCTCACCTATGAGTTCCCACTTGCCCTCCACGAGGGACAGGACCTGATTTGCCTCATTCAAAATCACCATGGACTTAAGGAGCGGAGGACAGTCCATGTCCCCAGATACT ACATCTCATCTGTCAGAGTACTGAACCAAACCACTCCCCTGTACAAACCTTATGGAGATGAGTTCGTTATACACCGAATGTCCCTAAAGGAGAATTTCCAAAACCAGAGGATCCTGCTCAAAGTCTATGGCAGTGTACCAACTTACAACCTCACCTGTCACAG aaaTGATGGCTCATTGGTCCAGATGGATGGCGGAGCTCTGTTGTTCCAATCAAAGGTCACGGAGCAGGATGCGGGCCTCTACACCTGCCACGCCTCTTTCTACCACCATAAGGCCTCAGTCCTCATTCAAGTGGAGGTCACCAGTGAAAATCAACAGCTCA tGATGGTCTTCATCGTCTGCTTCTCCTCGGCTGCGGCCATCACGATCCTCCTCATCGTCActttgtgtgttttctg CAAAATAAATGGAGGAGACCGCCCAGCATCTAAG TCCTGTAAGAAGCGAGAGTCGCTG
- the LOC115206319 gene encoding uncharacterized protein LOC115206319 isoform X1 has translation MRRSGLLILGFVLNVSHCLDMLDMEEDMEIDRNVIGILGEDIFLRCQYLGQNDITDASWKRPDSRMKRSMKKLTGYKNNKAFSKDPDFSAPASPTNLTVKMRVSTLEAQGEYTCVFATDEEEITNSMFLTVLARPDIHTVVTEDTDNATHYQSVTCSATNGKPMALIRWEINSSPPTDNSSVEMRNTSYTNGTATMTSILRFPTHLQDQDRVTCVVQHPTLPDPTTHVTVGVETFMAPNVTIETYLVLEDGEEFWVVTCGAAGGRPRADITLVLPNQETSSMLQKEVVMDAADTLVRSYRFPAELHEGENITCLFDHPKFPHRELRTTTLPAFYLSAVRLLNPGLADSSNKRQAVESVVLVEGQGNITIELEVVGDVPRYSIVCTKEEQSLPEGVEVIGSVLTLQGPVELHHAGLYECEASYYSHRASVLLDIAVNPQVKQSVTVPPSIRIDVQDRLGDRFIECLAADSVPVANVSWVLPEGVSGPSWSSLTSHNGTYSVSSVLVLPACSAQELSMECVIDHSVFVLPERRQITLHVCAPPNITIQSSSEWEEDVAYTLVQCTVDSVGPAATISWSVGDSDNSTSQLKEGQEQVQGQPEHHANGSVTVCSVLRLPTSIFSGQNVTCVVDQLGLERPERRGILLRGLESPVMRVFVARQSRSLWLAVCEYRGDGIRAHLSWVLPDNTTGHIFFRSGYEGVRVLTNLTYEFPLALHEGQDLICLIQNHHGLKERRTVHVPRYYISSVRVLNQTTPLYKPYGDEFVIHRMSLKENFQNQRILLKVYGSVPTYNLTCHRNDGSLVQMDGGALLFQSKVTEQDAGLYTCHASFYHHKASVLIQVEVTSENQQLMMVFIVCFSSAAAITILLIVTLCVFCKINGGDRPASKSCKKRESLAPLTSLTQDLCSPELRKGKAAVTVPGGGGQEYNQLLSYSIVIDARSTV, from the exons ATGAGACGCTCAGGGCTGTTGATTTTGGGCTTTGTCCTAAATGTGTCTCACTGCTTGGACATGCTGG ATATGGAGGAGGACATGGAGATTGACCGTAACGTCATTGGGATCCTTGGAGAGGACATCTTCCTCCGCTGTCAGTACCTGGGACAGAATGACATCACAGACGCCTCATGGAAACGCCCAGACTCTAGAATGAAGAGATCGATGAAGAAATTAACAGGCTACAAGAACAACAAGGCTTTCAGCAAAGACCCAGACTTCTCCGCCCCAGCCTCTCCCACCAATCTGACTGTCAAGATGAGGGTGTCTACTCTGGAGGCCCAGGGGGAGTACACATGTGTGTTTGCCACTGATGAAGAGGAGATCACTAACAGCATGTTTCTCACTGTCCTGG CTCGACCTGATATCCACACAGTGGTGACAGAGGACACAGACAACGCTACCCACTACCAGTCAGTCACATGCTCAGCTACCAATGGTAAACCTATGGCTCTGATTCGCTGGGAGATCAACAGCAGTCCTCCTACTGACaactcctctgtggagatgaggaACACCAGTTATACCAATGGCACTGCCACTATGACCAGCATCCTCCGCTTCCCTACCCACCTACAGGACCAGGACAGGGTGACCTGTGTGGTCCAGCACCCAACCCTGCCTGACCCCACCACACATGTCACAGTGGGGGTGGAGACCTTCA TGGCTCCCAATGTGACCATTGAGACATACCTGGTTCTAGAGGACGGAGAGGAGTTCTGGGTGGTCACCTGTGGTGCTGCTGGAGGACGACCCCGAGCTGACATCACCCTGGTGCTGCCCAATCAGGAGACCAGTTCCATGCTACAGAAGGAGGTTGTCATGGATGCAGCAGACACATTGGTCAGGTCATACCGCTTCCCAGCTGAGCTTCATGAAGGGGAAAACATCACCTGCCTGTTTGACCACCCCAAATTTCCACACAGAGAGCTACGGACCACCACTTTGCCGGCATTCT ATCTGTCTGCTGTTCGGCTGCTGAACCCAGGGTTGGCAGACAGCAGCAACAAGCGCCAGGCTGTAGAGTCAGTGGTGCTGGTGGAAGGACAGGGCAACATCACCATCGAGCTAGAGGTCGTTGGGGATGTACCACGTTACAGTATCGTATGCACCAA agaagagcagtctctcCCTGAGGGTGTGGAGGTGATTGGCAGTGTTCTAACCCTGCAGGGTCCTGTGGAGCTCCACCATGCAGGGCTGTATGAGTGTGAGGCCTCCTACTACAGCCACAGGGCATCTGTACTGCTGGACATTGCCGTTAACCCACAAGTCAAGCAGTCCG TGACTGTTCCTCCCAGCATAAGGATTGATGTTCAGGATAGACTGGGTGACAGGTTCATTGAGTGCCTGGCTGCAGACTCTGTCCCTGTTGCCAATGTGTCCTGGGTTCTACCTGAGGGTGTGTCTGGGCCCTCCTGGTCCAGTCTCACATCCCATAATGGAACCTACTCTGTCAGCAGTGTGTTAGTCCTGCCTGCCTGCTCAGCCCAGGAGCTCAGTATGGAGTGTGTGATAGATCATTCTGTGTTTGTGTTGCCAGAAAGAAGACAGATAACTCTCCATGTGTGTG CTCCTCCTAACATCACCATCCAGTCCAGCTCTGAGTGGGAGGAAGACGTAGCATACACACTGGTGCAGTGCACTGTGGACAGTGTTGGACCTGCTGCCACTATCTCCTGGAGTGTTGGAGACAGTGACAATAGTACCAGTCAGCTTAAAGAGGGGCAGGAGCAG GTTCAGGGGCAGCCTGAGCACCATGCCAATGGCTCTGTGACGGTCTGTAGTGTGTTGAGGCTCCCCACTTCCATATTctctggtcagaatgtcacctgTGTGGTGGATCAGCTGGGTCTTGAGAGGCCAGAGAGAAGAGGGATACTGCTGCGTGGACTGG aGTCCCCTGTGATGCGTGTTTTTGTTGCGAGGCAGAGCAGATCtctgtggctggctgtgtgtgagtACAGAGGGGACGGGATCAGAGCACACCTCTCCTGGGTTCTACCTGACAACACCACAGGCCACATCTTCTTCCGCTCTGGGTATGAAGGTGTGAGAGTGCTAACCAACCTCACCTATGAGTTCCCACTTGCCCTCCACGAGGGACAGGACCTGATTTGCCTCATTCAAAATCACCATGGACTTAAGGAGCGGAGGACAGTCCATGTCCCCAGATACT ACATCTCATCTGTCAGAGTACTGAACCAAACCACTCCCCTGTACAAACCTTATGGAGATGAGTTCGTTATACACCGAATGTCCCTAAAGGAGAATTTCCAAAACCAGAGGATCCTGCTCAAAGTCTATGGCAGTGTACCAACTTACAACCTCACCTGTCACAG aaaTGATGGCTCATTGGTCCAGATGGATGGCGGAGCTCTGTTGTTCCAATCAAAGGTCACGGAGCAGGATGCGGGCCTCTACACCTGCCACGCCTCTTTCTACCACCATAAGGCCTCAGTCCTCATTCAAGTGGAGGTCACCAGTGAAAATCAACAGCTCA tGATGGTCTTCATCGTCTGCTTCTCCTCGGCTGCGGCCATCACGATCCTCCTCATCGTCActttgtgtgttttctg CAAAATAAATGGAGGAGACCGCCCAGCATCTAAG TCCTGTAAGAAGCGAGAGTCGCTG